A genomic window from Lotus japonicus ecotype B-129 chromosome 1, LjGifu_v1.2 includes:
- the LOC130731540 gene encoding uncharacterized protein LOC130731540: MGKKRSLWFKKVKKEIWPWSFSVFRWKRLNLQTTIMDTVVFKILSAAEAVVLVSTLCFFYLCCGCNF, translated from the coding sequence atggGGAAGAAGAGGAGCTTGTGGTTCAAGAAGGTGAAGAAGGAGATATGGCCATGGAGTTTCTCTGTGTTTCGCTGGAAACGGCTGAATCTTCAAACGACGATCATGGACACCGTAGTTTTCAAGATATTATCCGCAGCAGAGGCTGTGGTCCTTGTCTCCACACTCTGCTTCTTCTACCTTTGTTGTGGCTGCAACTTCTGA